CACTTACCCCTTAACCCGCTACACCATAATTTTTATGCGACGAATTTTACCGTAATATATGTTTAAGCACTATTAATTCCATATAATTTGAATCTTCACCAAAGAAATGAGTAAAATAACTATCAACTGAACAGGGACTCGAAAGTTGGGGCAAACCAAGATCAGGCAAGCAGGTTGATTGATAGATGAAAAATGAAAGGGCGCCATCGGGTGACATccaatttgggcgccaccctctcacatgggctcacatggggtgagtggagaccccttcaattaaaaatgcatgtgagagggtgacacccaatttgggcgtcacccggtggcgccctatcaTTGATAGATAGGTTCAGCTTCCACAGAATCATCTTTGATTCGGAGACCCAAGATAATCCTGTTTCCACATGACCTGTAGGCTGTAACAACAGTTGCATAAACTACTAAAAAAGCTGTGTGGAGCTTCACAGTACAAGAACAGCAAACATTTAACTGAAGTGTTCGATCAGACGAGCATAACAGAGTTCGAGAATGATCGAACTTCAAGCTATAGGGACTGCACACATACTTTTATCACCAGGTTGCATAACTAAGTCAGATTAACAGCAATACTGTACATTCTCTCACACTCAGTTCCTAAAAAACTCTGATAAAACATTaacaataagtcaataacaattAACAACTGTATGTTGTACTCCAGTAGCAAAGAGCAGCGATTAACGAATGCACTGGAAACCTTTACATATCACCAACCAAATTCCAAGTAATATAATACAAACACCAGCATCAATAGCAAGAACCAACCGTACCAAGCGACACCACTTTTTTTTAACAGTTTGAGAAGACGATCTCCTCCTAGACGCATTCATCTCCTTTTGCATTGAACCAGGAGAAACTGTTGAACCTGTATCATCAGAACCCGAATCAACCCTTAACCCTCTCTCTGCAGACCTACATTGCTCTTCTAGTTCAAGACCTCTCATAGCAATGACATGATCTTTACTCCGTTTCTCATGTTTACCCGACTTCATACCCAATAAAGGCGCCTTAGTAGAACTCGAACCCTCCCCCACATCCCTATAACCACCACCACACGGAGATGAAGACGCGTTGAACCCATTCCCATTACTACCATTGCTGGATTGACCCACATTCTGTAAAGAGGTAATCAGCTGACGAATTATCGGAACCAACTGTTCCTGCAAGTTAGCTGAGTTAAGATTTGAACTTGCCATACctcccttcccctttcccttccaACTTAACCTCGAATTAGAACCTCGCTTCGTAATCTTCTTAAATTCATCCCTATAATGTTCTAGGAACCTAATTAATGCTTGATTTCCAAGACCAACTTCAgcaattgcaaaataaacaaaccCATCTTCCATTAAACAACAATAAGTTCTCTTATTCATAGTTTGAGAATACCATCTATGATATTGAGGAACATTCTCCAAACATAAAGCAGCCAACTTTTCAATTTCTAGGTCTCCCCCACCATTATCATTATTGTATGATTGTAAAATTCTACCCCCTTTTGAAACACAACAGTAATGCACAAAACCCTTTTCCATTGCACCCATATTAGAAGTTATACTATCGAATCGAAGATGTCTTAACCTAGTGGTTAAAGCGGAGATATTGTAATGCCCTTGTCGCTCATTCGACACCAAAGATGCAAACTTTGATGCAATTTAAGCAAGAATATGTACTTTGATGTAGTAAAAACACACTAAATGTTGAACAAATGAtgaaaaagctaaagaaaaagcAATAGATTCATCAGCAATAAATTCAAAAGCATCCAATAAATACCAAAATAAATCCAAAGCTAGATCTTCAAAGTCAAGGAAGAATTCAAGCATTGCCTACCATAAAAGGGTGAAATTTGATGAACTATTTATCTTGAAAAAACCCATCAAAACCCAGAAATTTGCAATCTTGTTTGATTGCAGTGGAATCAAAATGTTGTTATTATGAGATGAGATGGTTTTAATGGTCTTTGGAAAAAGATGAAGAGAGAAGGAAAAGATAATAAATTGTGAGATTATGGAAGACAAGTAAAAAGGTGTTAAGCATATAATGATGAAGTAGTGATTGATTACTTGATTAGAATCATCACAACTCATCATTAGTCATAGCCTCATAGGCTTTCTAGTTTCACATGACCCTTTCTCCTTTCTTTAGTTTATCCAACTATGGCCTAAGGAATAATGTTGCAATGACAAATGTAGGGGTGGGCAACATTAGTTCCGGCCCGGAAAAATTGAGGGGATCGGATTATTTGGTCTGGACCAAAATCTAAATTGGTCTAAAATAGGGCTGTGCGCCTGTGCGGTGGGTCGGGTGGTGTGGGCTGGGCCGGGTCGGGCTGATGAAGTGGAGGTCGGGCACTGCACAAATGAGGACTGGGCTATAGGCTGGGCCGGTATTGGGCCAGTTTTTCTGGCACTAACCCGATCCACTGAGTAGCAGGCCAGTGTTGGGCTGGGCTGGGCCTTACATATATATTTCTTTGTATTTGGACCAGGCAGAGGAAATCGTGGCACTAGCCCGGCACTAGGGGCTGACCGGGCTGGGCTGTGTATTGACCAAGTTGGCATTTTTCGACCCGTTTCACAACTCTAGTCTAGAATATGTAAAGGACTCAAATTGACTCAACCTAAACTTAACTCAACTGCTCCATTTACAATTGGAATCTTCTCCATTTATTCCTCTCAGTGGTTCATACGATTACATATTGTTCTATTAGAGGATCCATACTCGATACGATTAGTAGAATTACTACTCCGTAATTGATATATTCATTTAATAAGTTATTAAATGAGTAGAATAAGTAATTGATACATTCATTTATGAAGATCTAATAGTGATTTCAGCAATAGCATTTTGGTAATTGTACAATAACCACGAGTCCACGAGGATAACTTTGTCAATACTCGACATTATCTGAGTGAAAAGAAATGGGAATAACAGAAAATGGAACAAGAGAAAGTGAGAATTATGATCACAATGACACAATGGAAAATTGGAAAGGAGTATATTACAACACACACATGGTAACCTAATCGGGCGTAGCCCAGCGATAGCTTACAGCATGTTCATCGCTCAATCTTCGCTTATTTACTCCATACAGTTACAAATGCATGAGAAGTGTCACTCTTCAAAGACCTCAGCAAGAAAAACAGTGCAGTTACAAAATCTTTACATTGGAGCAATTCCATAGGAAAGTAATCTTAATCTATTTTCGAGTTCTATTAGTTGATCTCTGCAGTTTCTTTCAGTCATTGCAAAAATGGTGTCAATAAAAACCCGAcagaaaaaaatagaattgatgTGAATCCGGTAGCACTGTCAACCGACTTCAGAACTTCTCTTTCAATTTGGAAGCAATATAAGGCGTGGTGCCGTGGTCTATACCAAAAACAACCAGGCATTTTGTGGATAACTCGTCAGATTATATCGGCTCTTTTTCAGCTAGGGAGGATGGGAGCTACTAATAAGATTCACCTACCAAATTCTGAATAAGATTCGACTCATCTGGGTACAGAAAAACCATCCTCAAGACACCGAACTCTTGTGTCGTCCATGAGTTGCTGAAAAAGAGCTGGATTACTGGTGACAACACCGTCAACATTATTCGACAACATATCCAGCATTGAAACCGTGTCATCAACTGTCCATGCAAATATCTTTTTGCTTCTCCTGACAGGCCATAAAAAATGTGTAATGCAATTAAAGTGTGAAACAAAATCATTACACTTAAGCTATACTAAACTCTATCTTTATACAGTACTCTTTCACCAACGGTGATTAACCTGGGCCagattaataatttttgcaatATATGTAGAGAAAGATAGAGTTCAGAGCCAGATTAATAATATACGTAGAGAACTGGAGCCAGTGTAAAATTTATTATGCTACATCACGCCAGTTACATTATTAAATTTAATATCGTCATTTTTAATGTTTTATAGCTATTGCATCTGCTGAGGAAATATCAGTCCAAGTTGACATTGCTTGACTAATAGGTCGGGATTACATGAGGCGTGAAATATCAGGCAACCAAGTATAAGCTCTAGCATAAAGAtgacaaggaattaattatacaGGTTTTTTTGCAGTTGGAGGAGAAAAAACATACCCATGGAGAATTTGGACAAGCTTTTCATCAATTAGTGGATGATAGACACCAACCACCTTTGCCCTTTTCATCCTCAGCACGTTGGATCTATAACCTGTTACAGGATCCTTCATTATAATATATCCAACCTACAAAAAGATCCAAGCTCTGTAAACCAGTAAGAAAACACCGATGAATATTATCTACCGGTAGGAAAAAGACCAAAGAAGGAGCTATGTATTTACTTTATTTAGTTCGATGAAAACATAAACAGGATGTTTGATTCTTTAAAAGAAGCACGTCATCACCAGGTTAGATTAGATGTAGTATTCCAGATTGTGGAAGTAATGAAATATCGTCCGGATCGTGAAGGGGACATATTGACCGGTAGTACTGGTCACTAACGAGCACTTGACAATCTGGACTATTAAGAGTTCCAGAAGAACTCCAAACAAGAATCAGGGAATGAGAGCCGGAATTTAACTCAGTATGTGACAAGAAGCAACACACTACTGCCTACCCATGTTACCTTTTGTCAACAACATAAAGACAAAACATGCCAATGATTTTCTTTGGCAAGCGTACAAGTGCATATGGCAAAACAGTGGTTAAAAACCAGAATAAAACAGAGAAATAATTGTAAAGGGAACAGCAGAAATGGTTTACCGTGGTTTCTGGTGATAGTCTGGTGATCTCTCTCACCAAATGGTCACTTTTGGCCCAAATAACGCAATTAAAGcaatttattttttttacctGTGAGAAAACAGAAGAGCTAAACATAGATAGCCAAGACTGCAAGTAAGCAGTATTTCCTACTCAAATGAAGACTCGACTTCTATATTAACTGAAAGCTAGGAAAAATACCAATATGTTTTGAGCCACAAAAATTATAACCCAAATAATTCTCTGTAAGGTATAATGATACCACATGCAACAAATTACAGAGTAGCATTTTCAAGATTCAGTTTGGAGTAAGTATAGTCAATGATAACAAGCTCTTTGTAAGATAGTCCTACAAAATATAGTTACATAACTAGTGCTTTCTAACAAATGCTTCAAGATAGAGTGGGAAAAATATTATTTGCACAGGCATTTCTAATACATCACTTAAAAAATGGGTGGCTGTAAGAACAATACAAGAAAACGCATACCTAAAAATAAATGTTGGTCACATGAAACTACCGTAAGAACTTTTAGCTAAGAATGTAATAAATTGGCAGAGAAGAACAATATACATAGCGGAGCAAGATGTAGCAGCAAAGCAACTTCGCAAAACTTGGAAAAGAACAGTAGAAAGTACACACTTACAACGGCTAAAATATCCTCAGCAAGGCCTTTTTCATAAAATGGCGGTCCAACTTTTGCATCCAAAATGACCACACGCACTGTATTTGACACCAACTGATAAGATCACCCATCTTACCAACATCAGCCAACATAATTGGACAATAATCAGGGAGCAATTCAGAAACGATTTCCTTTCTGTAACTCATAGTTCGCTAGATGGACAAGGAGACCAAAGAAAATAATCCTTAAAACCAGAAGTAATACTGGTAAaactcaaaagaaaaaaaaggcaaACATGTTTACTGTTAATGCATCTTCAACTGTAGGAACTTTTTGTTCATCAGAAACTCCGGGAAAGTGAAGTGATGCATCAAGCTCTTTTATCTACGCAAGAAAAAGTGAATCTCTGAAAAAACATCTGATGTGAGCAACATTTTAGCTTGTGAGGTAAAGCATGAGACACTCACAGCTTTCTTGCTCCAAAAACCAACTCTAGCTGTGTGATTCCCAGATATGCGCTGCAAATCCCTGCACGTGTCAGACGTGAATCAATCTCCTAAGAGCTAGAAAATTATGCATTTATCTAAACCATTAACAATCAGCACATTTACTATGATGACATTGCCGAAGGGTTTGTATCAAGCGATTAAGGCTGATGGGTTGAAATGCTTGGGCTGAACGAAAGGCTACAGTCTCGTATGTCAAAAATAGTGTAGCCACTACGCTTTAGTGGAATTTTTATTTGAACATAGTACTATGATACAAATGCTACAAACAAACAATTGATACTTAAAGAGCTAACTGTCAAAAATTTAAAAGATACGGAGTAACTTATTAACAATGAACTAAAGCGAAGGGGTAAAATAAAATCTTGACTAAGGCAAGGTACCTATCATGCAGTGCAAAAAGGAACCCGTCAGCGGAACGCGAGACATCAATTTCAATGCAGTCTACCCGCGCACGAAGGGCACTGCGGTAGGCAGCCACCTGTAGTCACCGTCAAGCAAGAGGTCTATAAGAGAGTGAATAGTAAGGAGTACAAGCAGATTAATTTTGACAGTTTGTCTTGTATGAGAAGGTTTTACGTGTGAGATTAACCAAAATACTCAAATAATCATCtttatttatataaaaaaaaaaaaattggttggTGTAACATGTAACACTATCTCCAAAATGAATTTGTGTATTTTTAAGAAAACCTTTAATGCCTCAAGCTGTTTCATATGTCTAACAGACGCTTTTGACTAAACAGGCTATAGAATTTCCAAAACAAAGTAATTCCCCTTTCTTATTCCTGTTGCAGCCTTCAAAATTGGTGAGGAGTTGGTGGCTGGATTTCTAAGAGTCAAGTACATGGTATAATACTATAATGAGCTATAGACAGAGATGTGAAAATACTGTGTTAGGAAAGGCATTGATAGAGTCACCACCATGAGCACACACAAGAGGTGGGCTTGCAAGCCACCCGCAATTCTTCATTTGTATCTGCACAAACATTGAAAATAAAAACTCCCTTGGTCACATGGATTAATTATTACTCAACATTAAAGTGAACTTCATTCTATATGCAGTATTGTCATCCATTGAAAATTTCCACAAAAGAAAGCTTCTAAGCATGATATCAACTCGTGGTACTGATCACAATCATGGTAATGGTAGCGACTAACAGTAGCCTAGTACGACCCGGGCACGGATTAATGTCACTGTTTGTCACGTCATTTTTGTGTCCAGTCATATAAGTTGTCTTGATCTAGTTTTGGCTCTATTAGTCTTTGTTCACCTCCAAACCTTTGTTTCTCGGTTTCTCATTTTGAGATTCAATTGCAATCACACAGAGTATGATCCAAATGCACAACTAAGTAGATGGAATACCCAAAATGTACTCTGTATTAATTAACACTCTCAAGAAAGTCCAGTAGATGAACCTTCATTGTGAATTTTCACTAAAACCTCGCCACTAACTTAACCAAgcatcattcttttcttttgGTCCTGACAAATTATCAGTCTAAGCCACTTGAAAATGCCAATGTTTGAGGATGATCCCTAACTAAATCAAGACCAACAGTCCATTGCTAATATCACACTGCATCTCTTTGAAAAATCAACAATACCCAACAAGCAATTGTGAAGCTGGGAGGGGTGAGTGAAGGCTAGCAGGGGAACTCCTCGCTCGAAAATGAAAAGGTTGAAAATTTTAGTTACAATTTCCCCCGAAATTTTTCACCCCCCAATTACAAATCCTGATTCCGTCACTGCCAACAACATTCGCATCCCAACCTCGCAATTAATGAAACTAAATCAATCACATAAATTGCATTGATTCTCAAAACTATTAATCAGAACAACCAAACAAGCCTCAACCAtgttctataaattccaatatagCATGATCCCTACACAAatcaatgcaaatgcaataaagATTAACAACAAGAACCCTAAATTACATAAATCTATTAATATCCAATTAATTCAAATAAACAACTAAACTACACAAacccattaatattcaaccaaaTAAGCATCAAAAGATTCAACACATGTCCTATAAATTCCCAAATATCATGATTGACAAAAAATTAACAACAAGAACCCTAATTTACACAACCCGATTAATATTCAATCAATTCAAATAAAAACCAATGATCAAAACAAGGATAATTagtaaaattaatcaaattaaaaaaaattgggTACCTGCTGAAAATGTGTGAGACGAAAATGGAAGAAAAAAGGAGGAGCAAGACCAATGATAATCAGcaaaattactaaatttaatcgaTTTCTTGAAATTTTACGCCATAATCGTCTCCAATTGAAAGTGTTCAACACTCGACTACGTAACCCAAATCGTAgtgagtattgttgatgttgtcTCCTCCTCATTTATCCTAATTAATAAGCTATATTAGAGATTTTAGTCGATTTTAAGGGTGATTAAATGTGCATTAAAATCATGATGAAGTCGTAGGAGAGTGGAGAAATTGTGAGGTGTGATCGTTTCTAAAATCATGTTCAAAAGCAAAATGTTTTCAGCAATCGAAGAGGTGATTGATTACTAACGGGTTTGGACTGGACATAGACGGATTTTCATGTCCAGCCATCAAACTAGACGGGCTTATTCATTGGCTCGTGGGCTTAAAGTTATAACAAAAAACTCGTTATTTACTTGAACAAAAATGTATCAAAAGTTAAATACTAACCCATCTACTATATATGGGTAATAACTATCAAAATTAATTACTTACTTTGGACGGGTTAATGATCAAGACTCATGGCCTAGATTGGTGACCTCCACTGCACAAAGGAGGTGCACCAGCCTAACGTCACCCAAGTGGGAGAACGTACGTCATAATTTTTAGTGTGGGGGATTGTGTTTGCGCGACCCCCGCCCATTTCAAAAAATATACTAAAGTTGGCTGGTCTGAGTAGTAAAGGctttcatctcttaaacaagtggtcagatGTTCGATTCccgactcttgcgaatgaaaaggccaaacttgggaggggtcaacccattaaattgcatTCAGTACCTCGAAGAAGATTGTTCCAACTTTCAGTATGCGATATTTCTGGTCACCACCAAAAAAACTTAAACAAAAATATCATGCAATTGTACGCTACACACTTGAAAATATCATGGTATTCACAATACATGTCTTCTGTCATTTTCTCACTAATACCCTCAACTTTTAGTTTTTCTAATGTGTATTTCTCCTTTTTTCACAAGAGACTTTGACCAAGTGTATAACTCCCGCCTACGAGTTCAGACTGggaatttttttcttcaaatgcaAGGCTTTTACGAGATAAATGGTTTAAAAATACCgttttttgaactcgtagccaaGAGCTATTGGCAGtcaattttcttcttttctttttgcaaaaaaaaa
This sequence is a window from Silene latifolia isolate original U9 population chromosome 8, ASM4854445v1, whole genome shotgun sequence. Protein-coding genes within it:
- the LOC141596383 gene encoding glycerophosphodiester phosphodiesterase GDPD4; this encodes MRRRQHQQYSLRFGLRSRVLNTFNWRRLWRKISRNRLNLVILLIIIGLAPPFFFHFRLTHFQQIQMKNCGWLASPPLVCAHGGDSINAFPNTVAAYRSALRARVDCIEIDVSRSADGFLFALHDRDLQRISGNHTARVGFWSKKAIKELDASLHFPGVSDEQKVPTVEDALTLVSNTVRVVILDAKVGPPFYEKGLAEDILAVVKKINCFNCVIWAKSDHLVREITRLSPETTVGYIIMKDPVTGYRSNVLRMKRAKVVGVYHPLIDEKLVQILHGRSKKIFAWTVDDTVSMLDMLSNNVDGVVTSNPALFQQLMDDTRVRCLEDGFSVPR
- the LOC141596382 gene encoding phytolongin Phyl1.1-like, coding for MGAMEKGFVHYCCVSKGGRILQSYNNDNGGGDLEIEKLAALCLENVPQYHRWYSQTMNKRTYCCLMEDGFVYFAIAEVGLGNQALIRFLEHYRDEFKKITKRGSNSRLSWKGKGKGGMASSNLNSANLQEQLVPIIRQLITSLQNVGQSSNGSNGNGFNASSSPCGGGYRDVGEGSSSTKAPLLGMKSGKHEKRSKDHVIAMRGLELEEQCRSAERGLRVDSGSDDTGSTVSPGSMQKEMNASRRRSSSQTVKKKWCRLVRLVLAIDAGVCIILLGIWLVICKGFQCIR